A window of Hirundo rustica isolate bHirRus1 chromosome 27, bHirRus1.pri.v3, whole genome shotgun sequence contains these coding sequences:
- the JUP gene encoding junction plakoglobin, translating to MEVMNMMEQPIKVTEWQQTYTYDSGIHSGVNTQVPSVSSKCLGDDEEVYGKQYTIKKTTTTSYCQGGNQGQSQAQADMEAQLAMTRAQRVRAAMYPETVEDRSLLITTQLEGQQTNVQRLAEPSQMLKSAIVHLINYQDDAELATRAIPELTKLLNDEDPVVVSKAAMIVNQLSKKEASRRALMQSPQIVAAVVRTMQSTSDLDTARCTTSILHNLSHHREGLLSIFKSGGIPALVRMLSSPVESVLFYAITTLHNLLLYQEGAKMAVRLADGLQKMVPLLNKNNPKFLAITTDCLQLLAYGNQESKLIILANGGPQALVQIMRSYNYEKLLWTTSRVLKVLSVCPSNKPAIVEAGGMQALGKHLTSSSPRLVQNCLWTLRNLSDVATKQEGLDGVLKILVNQLSSDDVNVLTCATGTLSNLTCNNSKNKTLVTQSNGVEALIHTILRAGDKEDITEPAVCALRHLTSRHPEAEMAQNSVRLNYGIPAIVKLLNQPNQWPLVKATIGLIRNLALCPANHAPLQEAAVIPRLVQLLVKAHQDAQRHAAAGTQQPYTDGVKMEEIVEGCTGALHILARDPMNRMEIFRLNTIPLFVQLLYSPVENIQRVAAGVLCELAQDKEAADAIDAEGASAPLMELLHSRNEGTATYAAAVLFRISEDKNPDYRKRVSVELTNSLFKHDPAAWEAAQSMIPINEPYSDELDPGYRPMYSGDIPLDPIDMHMDMDGDYPMDAYSDGVRAPFADHMLA from the exons ATGGAGGTGATGAACATGATGGAGCAGCCTATCAAGGTGACGGAGTGGCAGCAGACCTACACCTATGACTCTGGAATCCACTCCGGCGTCAACACGCAGGTGCCCTCCGTCAGCAGCAAGTGCCTCGGGGACGATGAGGAGGTCTATGGGAAGCAGTACACCATCAAGAAGACGACCACCACAAGTTACTGCCAGGGAGGGAACCAGGGCCAGAGCCAAGCTCAAG CGGACATGGAGGCTCAGCTGGCCATGACCCGTGCCCAGCGCGTCCGGGCCGCCATGTACCCCGAGACGGTGGAGGACCGCTCGCTTCTCATCACCACCCAGCTGGAGGGGCAGCAGACCAATGTGCAGCGCCTGGCAGAGCCCTCCCAGATGCTGAAGTCAGCCATCGTGCACCTTATCAACTACCAGGATGACGCGGAGCTGGCCACACGTGCCATCCCAGAGCTCACCAAGCTGCTCAACGACGAGGACCCG gTGGTTGTCAGCAAGGCAGCCATGATCGTCAACCAGCTCTCCAAGAAGGAGGCGTCGCGCCGCGCGCTGATGCAGTCGCCGCAGATCGTGGCGGCCGTGGTGCGCACCATGCAGAGCACCAGCGACCTGGACACCGCCCGCTGCACCACCAGCATCCTGCACAACCTCTCGCACCACCGCGAGGGCCTGCTCTCCATCTTCAAGTCCGGTGGCATCCCGGCCCTCGTCAGGATGCTGAG CTCGCCCGTCGAGTCGGTTCTCTTCTACGCCATCACCACGCTGCACAACCTGCTGCTGTACCAGGAGGGGGCCAAGATGGCCGTGCGTTTGGCCGACGGGCTGCAGAAGATGGTTCCCCTGCTGAACAAGAACAACCCCAAGTTCCTGGCAATCACCACTGACTGTCTCCAGCTTCTGGCCTATGGGAACCAGGAGAGCAAG CTGATTATTTTGGCCAATGGAGGACCCCAGGCCCTGGTGCAGATCATGCGCAGCTACAACTATGAGAAGCTGCTTTGGACCACGAGCCGCGTGCTCAAGGTGCTGTCGGTGTGTCCCAGCAACAAACCTGCCATCGTTGAGGCTG GTGGCATGCAGGCACTGGGCAAGCACCTGaccagctccagccctaggCTGGTCCAGAACTGCCTGTGGACCCTGAGGAACCTTTCTGACGTGGCAACCAAACAG GAGGGCCTGGACGGCGTCCTCaagatcctggtgaaccagcTGAGCTCTGATGACGTGAATGTGCTGACCTGTGCCACTGGCACCCTCTCCAACCTGACCTGCAACAACAGCAAGAACAAGACGCTGGTGACGCAGTCAAACGGGGTGGAGGCCCTGATCCACACCATCCTGCGGGCGGGCGACAAGGAGGACATCACCGAGCCGGCCGTGTGCGCCCTGCGGCACCTCACCAGCCGGCACCCCGAGGCCGAGATGGCGCAGAACTCGGTGCGCCTCAACTACGGCATCCCCGCCATCGTCAAGCTCCTCAACCAGCCCAACCAGTGGCCACTGGTTAAG gcTACCATAGGCCTGATCCGCAACCTGGCTCTGTGTCCGGCCAACCATGCCCCGCTGCAGGAGGCCGCCGTCATCCCCCGCCTGGTGCAGCTGCTGGTCAAGGCTCACCAGGACGCCCAGCGACACGCAGCCGCCGGCACACAACAGCCCTACACG GATGGAGTGAAGATGGAAGAGATTGTGGAGGGTTGCACAGGGGCACTGCACATCCTGGCCCGGGACCCCATGAACCGCATGGAGATCTTCCGCCTCAACACCATCCCCCTCTTCGTGCAG CTCCTGTACTCTCCGGTGGAGAACATCCAGCGCGTGGCAGCCGGCGTGCTGTGCGAGCTGGCCCAGGACAAGGAGGCAGCAGATGCCATCGATGCCGAGGGGGCCTCGGCTCccctgatggagctgctgcactCCCGGAACGAGGGAACGG CCACCTATGCGGCCGCTGTGCTCTTCCGCATCTCGGAGGACAAGAACCCTGACTACAGGAAGCGCGTCTCCGTGGAGCTCACCAACTCCCTCTTCAAGCATGACCCCGCAGCCTGGGAAGCG GCTCAGAGCATGATCCCCATCAACGAGCCCTACTCAGACG agctggaccCTGGTTACCGCCCCATGTACTCGGGTGACATCCCCCTGGACCCCATCGACATGCACATGGACATGGACGGCGATTACCCCATGGATGCCTACAGCGACGGCGTCCGAGCGCCCTTCGCTGACCACATGCTCGCCTAA
- the HAP1 gene encoding huntingtin-associated protein 1 isoform X1, whose protein sequence is MEIWSSPTAYDELNGNAERGGGADPIARELEEVLCAERVVRITKTYHDIDAVTNLLDEKERDLELAARIGQSLLKQNRSLTERNELLEEQLELAKEEIAQLRHEVSMRDDLLHFYTTTTEESEPTTTPSTPLRRHESSLSLQQHFQYDTLQQKLKCLEEENQKLRTEATNIATETCQYEDQEQQLMIDCVEQFSQASQQVVHLSEELAHRAEDAARQQEEITQLLAQVADLQQKCRTYGSEVEELQQHLTAAKEVQQQLRMELRDLQEKYAECGGMLQEAQEEVKSLRSRSLPNSTVSRYSAPSLLPVDSLAAEIKGMMRKRTDSSSSDYKSYQRVFETVKAVNQAAKAKSCSESPHHVPGSKQVSAAHSGGSSTPHPGSGDAQAEGASEDPRAAPGQRDLEAAVQRLSVRQQSHVSEERSFFEAERERKLWRLRDGASSSGFLTPEGSVLSTGTNYSGGSELTAASSFSLGSLTYLPDKLQIVKPLEGSVTLHHWQQLAQPNLGGILVPRPGVLTKDFRQLDIDLEEVYSLNDLEEDDVDASSFQLLPTSTPTKAKERPRVFLSVSNLPQTPSTFTITTCHILHPTTAITTVMPSLYHAVVPSCGPVKGLSLSSPSPGQTPPTLALGPGPPSTPLGLFRLSLGRDSHLAPGTGSWCAPSLHSQDPQRREPQPSPAPRGQGGPSPRSSIFSWNLVEKLQRLGLDKVVARGETSCAQPGPGGAWGTQK, encoded by the exons ATGGAGATCTGGAGCAGCCCCACCGCCTACGATGAGTTGAACGGGAAcgcggagcgcggcggcggcgcggacCCCATCGccagggagctggaggaag TCCTGTGTGCTGAGCGGGTGGTCAGGATCACGAAGACCTACCACGATATCGACGCCGTCACCAACCTGCTGGATGAG AAAGAGCGGgacctggagctggcagcacgCATTGGGCAGTCCCTGCTGAAGCAGAACCGGAGCCTGACTGAGCGCAATgagctcctggaggagcagctggaattgGCCAAAGAGGAG ATCGCGCAGCTGCGCCACGAGGTCTCCATGCGGGATGACCTTCTCCACTTCTACACCACCACAACGGAGGAGAGCGAGCCCACCACCACCCCCTCCACACC gcTGCGCAGGCACGAGTCCTCGCTGTCCTTGCAGCAGCACTTCCAGTACGACACCTTGCAGCAGAAACTCAagtgcctggaggaggagaaccAGAAGCTCCGTACGGAg GCCACCAACATCGCCACTGAGACCTGTCAGTACGAGGaccaagagcagcagctgatgaTTGACTGCGTGGAGCAGTTTT CCCAAGCGAGCCAGCAGGTCGTTCACCTGTCGGAGGAGCTGGCGCACAGGGCGGAGGACGCGGCGCGGCAGCAGGAGGAGATCACGCAGCTGCTGGCGCAGGTGGCGGACCTGCAGCAGAAGTGTCGCACG TACGGCTCCGAGGTGgaggagctccagcagcacctgacCGCGGCCAaggaggtgcagcagcagctccggaTGGAG CTGCGGGATCTGCAGGAGAAGTACGCGGAGTGCGGCGGGATGCTGCAGGAGGCCCAGGAGGAGGTGAAGAGCCTGCGGAGCCGCAGCCTGCCCAACAGCACCGTCAGCCGCTACAGCGCGCCCAGCCTGCTGCCCGTG GACTCGCTGGCGGCTGAGATCAAGGGGATGATGAGGAAGAGGACGGACAGCTCCTCCTCGGACTACAA GAGCTACCAGCGCGTCTTCGAGACGGTGAAGGCCGTGAACCAGGCAGCCAAAGCCAAGTCCTGCTCTGAGTCTCCTCACCATGTTCCCGGCTCCAAGCAGGTGTCCGCTGCCCACTCCGGGGGGAGCAGCACCCCTCACCCCGGCTCGGGGGATGCCCA GGCCGAGGGAGCCAGCGAGGACccccgggcagccccgggcCAGCGGGACCTGGAGGCGGCGGTGCAGCGGCTGTCGGTGCGGCAGCAGAGCCACGTCTCCGAGGAGCGCTCCTTCTTCGAGGCCGAACGGGAACGCAAACTCTGGCGGCTGAGAGACGGGGCGAGCTCCAGCGGCTTCCTCACCCCCGAGGGCAGCGTCCTCTCCACCGGGACCAACTACTCGGGGGGCTCGGAGCtcactgctgcctccagctTCTCCCTCGGCTCCCTCACCTACTTACCCGACAAACTGCAGATTGTGAAGCCGCTGGAAG GCTCTGTGACACTCCaccactggcagcagctggcacagcccaacCTGGGCGGGATCCTGGTGCCCCGTCCCGGGGTGCTCACCAAAGACTTCAGGCAGCTGGACATAGACCTGGAGGAGGTGTACAGCCTCAATGACCTGGAGGAGGATGATGTGGACgccagctccttccagctgctccctaCCTCAACACCCACCAAAGCCAAGGAGCGCCCCAGGG TGTTCCTCTCTGTTAGCAACCTCCCCCAGACCCCGTCTACCTTCACCATCACCACCTGCCACATCCTCCACCCCACCACTGCGATCACCACGGTGATGCCCAG TCTGTATCATGCCGTCGTGCCTTCTTGTGGGCCCGTTAAGGGGCTGAGCCTGAGCAGCCCCTCACCAGGACAAACTCCCCCCACACTGGCGCTTGGCCCTGGACCCCCGAGCACTCCCCTGGGACTCTTCAGGCTCTCGCTGGGGCGAGATTCCCACCTGGCACCGGGGACTGGATCATGGTGTGCCCCCTCACTCCACTCCCAAGACCCTCAGCGCCGTGAGCCACAGCCCTCCCCTGCGCCCAGGGGTCAGGGTGGACCCTCACCCAGGAGCAGCAtcttcagctggaacctggtgGAGAAGTTGCAGCGCCTGGGGCTGGACAAGGTGGTGGCCAGAGGGGAAACGTCCTGTGCCCAGCCAGGGCCCGGAGGGGCCTGGGGCACCCAGAAGTGA
- the HAP1 gene encoding huntingtin-associated protein 1 isoform X2 has product MEIWSSPTAYDELNGNAERGGGADPIARELEEVLCAERVVRITKTYHDIDAVTNLLDEKERDLELAARIGQSLLKQNRSLTERNELLEEQLELAKEEIAQLRHEVSMRDDLLHFYTTTTEESEPTTTPSTPLRRHESSLSLQQHFQYDTLQQKLKCLEEENQKLRTEATNIATETCQYEDQEQQLMIDCVEQFSQASQQVVHLSEELAHRAEDAARQQEEITQLLAQVADLQQKCRTYGSEVEELQQHLTAAKEVQQQLRMELRDLQEKYAECGGMLQEAQEEVKSLRSRSLPNSTVSRYSAPSLLPVDSLAAEIKGMMRKRTDSSSSDYKSYQRVFETVKAVNQAAKAKSCSESPHHVPGSKQVSAAHSGGSSTPHPGSGDAQAEGASEDPRAAPGQRDLEAAVQRLSVRQQSHVSEERSFFEAERERKLWRLRDGASSSGFLTPEGSVLSTGTNYSGGSELTAASSFSLGSLTYLPDKLQIVKPLEGSVTLHHWQQLAQPNLGGILVPRPGVLTKDFRQLDIDLEEVYSLNDLEEDDVDASSFQLLPTSTPTKAKERPRVCIMPSCLLVGPLRG; this is encoded by the exons ATGGAGATCTGGAGCAGCCCCACCGCCTACGATGAGTTGAACGGGAAcgcggagcgcggcggcggcgcggacCCCATCGccagggagctggaggaag TCCTGTGTGCTGAGCGGGTGGTCAGGATCACGAAGACCTACCACGATATCGACGCCGTCACCAACCTGCTGGATGAG AAAGAGCGGgacctggagctggcagcacgCATTGGGCAGTCCCTGCTGAAGCAGAACCGGAGCCTGACTGAGCGCAATgagctcctggaggagcagctggaattgGCCAAAGAGGAG ATCGCGCAGCTGCGCCACGAGGTCTCCATGCGGGATGACCTTCTCCACTTCTACACCACCACAACGGAGGAGAGCGAGCCCACCACCACCCCCTCCACACC gcTGCGCAGGCACGAGTCCTCGCTGTCCTTGCAGCAGCACTTCCAGTACGACACCTTGCAGCAGAAACTCAagtgcctggaggaggagaaccAGAAGCTCCGTACGGAg GCCACCAACATCGCCACTGAGACCTGTCAGTACGAGGaccaagagcagcagctgatgaTTGACTGCGTGGAGCAGTTTT CCCAAGCGAGCCAGCAGGTCGTTCACCTGTCGGAGGAGCTGGCGCACAGGGCGGAGGACGCGGCGCGGCAGCAGGAGGAGATCACGCAGCTGCTGGCGCAGGTGGCGGACCTGCAGCAGAAGTGTCGCACG TACGGCTCCGAGGTGgaggagctccagcagcacctgacCGCGGCCAaggaggtgcagcagcagctccggaTGGAG CTGCGGGATCTGCAGGAGAAGTACGCGGAGTGCGGCGGGATGCTGCAGGAGGCCCAGGAGGAGGTGAAGAGCCTGCGGAGCCGCAGCCTGCCCAACAGCACCGTCAGCCGCTACAGCGCGCCCAGCCTGCTGCCCGTG GACTCGCTGGCGGCTGAGATCAAGGGGATGATGAGGAAGAGGACGGACAGCTCCTCCTCGGACTACAA GAGCTACCAGCGCGTCTTCGAGACGGTGAAGGCCGTGAACCAGGCAGCCAAAGCCAAGTCCTGCTCTGAGTCTCCTCACCATGTTCCCGGCTCCAAGCAGGTGTCCGCTGCCCACTCCGGGGGGAGCAGCACCCCTCACCCCGGCTCGGGGGATGCCCA GGCCGAGGGAGCCAGCGAGGACccccgggcagccccgggcCAGCGGGACCTGGAGGCGGCGGTGCAGCGGCTGTCGGTGCGGCAGCAGAGCCACGTCTCCGAGGAGCGCTCCTTCTTCGAGGCCGAACGGGAACGCAAACTCTGGCGGCTGAGAGACGGGGCGAGCTCCAGCGGCTTCCTCACCCCCGAGGGCAGCGTCCTCTCCACCGGGACCAACTACTCGGGGGGCTCGGAGCtcactgctgcctccagctTCTCCCTCGGCTCCCTCACCTACTTACCCGACAAACTGCAGATTGTGAAGCCGCTGGAAG GCTCTGTGACACTCCaccactggcagcagctggcacagcccaacCTGGGCGGGATCCTGGTGCCCCGTCCCGGGGTGCTCACCAAAGACTTCAGGCAGCTGGACATAGACCTGGAGGAGGTGTACAGCCTCAATGACCTGGAGGAGGATGATGTGGACgccagctccttccagctgctccctaCCTCAACACCCACCAAAGCCAAGGAGCGCCCCAGGG TCTGTATCATGCCGTCGTGCCTTCTTGTGGGCCCGTTAAGGGGCTGA
- the LOC120763902 gene encoding LOW QUALITY PROTEIN: gastrin/cholecystokinin-like peptide (The sequence of the model RefSeq protein was modified relative to this genomic sequence to represent the inferred CDS: inserted 1 base in 1 codon) produces the protein MSGFGGRSSPXSPAPLSLSTAMKVTLCLGLILALAVASCLCRPAAEAPGAMGDPQQHRPSLVRRDWPQHLSQEQQHVLSQFLPHVLTELNKHKAFVHEDEGMEALHDHYYPDWMDFGRRSAEDEAGAA, from the exons ATGTCCGGGTTCGGGGGCCgcagctccc gctccccagccccgcTCAGTCTCTCCACAGCCATGAAGGTGACGCTGTGCCTCGGTCTCATCCTCGCCCTGGCAGTGGCCTCCTGCCTGTGTcggccagcagcagaggcaccAGGAGCCATGGGGGACCCCCAGCAGCACCGCCCCAGCCTGGTCCGGCGGGACTGGCCCCAGCACctgtcccaggagcagcagcacgtCTTATCCCAGTTCCTGCCCCACGTCCTCACAG AGCTGAACAAGCACAAGGCTTTTGTGCATGAGGACGAGGGGATGGAGGCTTTGCACGACCACTACTACCCCGACTGGATGGACTTCGGCCGCCGCAGCGCTGAGGACGAGGCCGGTGCTGCGTAG
- the EIF1 gene encoding eukaryotic translation initiation factor 1, which produces MSAIQNLQPFDPFADASKGDDLLPAGTEDYIHIRIQQRNGRKTLTTVQGIADDYDKKKLVKAFKKKFACNGTVIEHPEYGEVIQLQGDQRKNICQFLVEIGLAKDDQLKVHGF; this is translated from the exons ATGTCCGCTATCCAGAACCTCCAGCCCTTCG ACCCCTTTGCGGATGCAAGTAAGGGTGATGACCTGCTCCCGGCCGGCACTGAGGACTACATCCATATAAGGATCCAGCAGCGCAACGGCAGGAAGACCCTCACCACAGTCCAGGGCATCGCGGATGACTACGATAAAAAGAAACTGGTGAAGGCCTTCAAGAAG AAATTTGCCTGCAATGGTACTGTAATTGAGCACCCCGAGTATGGCGAAGTGATTCAGTTGCAGGGTGACCAGCGCAAGAACATCTGCCAGTTCCTCGTAGAG ATTGGACTGGCTAAAGACGACCAGCTGAAAGTCCATGGGTTTTAA